The sequence TCGTCTGCCGCGAGGAGGCGACACGCTTCGGCGAAGTGAGCCCCGCGGCTTTCGCGGACCTGCATGCCGCCGTGAGCCGCATCGAGCCCATGCTCCGGGGCTTCGTCGGGTATGAGAAGATCAACTACCTCATGCTGATGATGGTGGATCCGGATGTCCATTTCCATGTCATCCCCCGCTATGCCGGGGTGAGGACGCATCTTGGCCAGTCCTTCCCCGATGCCGGCTGGCCCGGGCCACCGGCGCTCGGCCAGGCGGTGGAGCCGGAGGATGCGGTGCGGGACGATCTGCTGCGCCACCTCCGCGAGAAATGGGCATCCGCGCGGGCGTGAGCGTCCCCATCCAGGCGAAGCCAGCGCGGGCCGGGGCCGCCACCAGGACTGCCCGCCGGCCACCTTCCGGGGGCGGTCTGGTCAGCCGCTACATGCTGCGGCTCCTCGCGCGGCCGCTGGCGGGCACGCTCCTCCTGGTGCTGCCAGCGCTGCTGCTGGAACGTCTGCTGCGGCTCTTCAACCTGCTGGCGGGGGCAGGCAGCCCGGCCGCTTCCATCGCGCAGCTCGTGCTCTACCTGATCCCGCATTACCTGGGGCTGGCGGTGCCGGCGGCGCTGTTCCTGGCGGTCTATGCCGTCGTCTCGCGGCTCAGCCAGAACCACGAGCTGGATGCCCTGCAGGCATCGGGGCTTTCGCTGGCGTGGCTGGCGCGGCCCTTCCTGGCCGTGGGCCTGGCCTGTGCCCTGCTGGGCCTGGCACTCTATGGCTATGTTCAGCCGGTCAGCCGCTATGCCTATCGCGCCGCCCTGAATTCGCTGATCGATGCGGGATGGAACGCGACCCTGGTTCCGGGCGAGTTCGCCCAGATCGGCCAGCGGCTCACGGTCCATGTCGAGCGGCGGGATCCGGAAACGGGCCTCCTGCACGGCATCTTCCTGCACCAGCGGCAGCAGGACGGAACCGACGTGCTGACCACCGCCGCCACGGGGCGGATGCTGCTGAGCATGGAGACCAGCGAGCTGCTGCTGGAATTGCAGGACGGGCGGCAGGTGGCGGTGGACCCGCAGGGACAGGCGCATACGCTGACCTTCTCGGCCTCGGAACAGGCACGCCCCTTCATCCGGCGCCTGCCGATCTTCCGGCTGCGCGGCGCGGATGAGCGGGAGATGACGCTGGACGAGCTCTGGACGGGGGCGGAACAGGCGGATGCGCCCGTGGCCCCGCGCCGCATGGCCGGGGAGCTGCATGCGCGGCTGGTGCGCTCGGCCTCGCTGCTGCTGCTGCCGCTGCTGGCCATGCCCATGGGCCTGGCCGCCAAGCGTTCGCGCCGCTCGGTCGCGATCCTGCTGGGGGCGGTGATCCTCGTGGTCTATCAGCAGGCGCTGCAACTGGCCGGATCCCTCGGCGCCATCGGGCGGATCAACGCGCCGCTGGCGCTGTGGCTGCTGTTCGCGCTGTTCGCCGGCTTCAGCATCCTGGTCTTCCGGCACAGCAACCTGCATCCGGAGGAAGGCCCCTTCGACCGGGTCCTGGCGCGGATGGACGACGCGGCGGCCTGGGCCGGCGGCCTGGTGGCGCGCTGCCTGCCGCGGCGGGCCAGGGCCGCGCGCTGATGCCGCCACGGGTGCTCGCGCGCTACCTGAGCGGGATCTTCCTTGCCCGGGCCACGGCGGTGCTGCTGGGGCTCGCCGCGCTGCTGCAACTGCTGGACCTGCTCGACAAGGCCGGGGATGTGCTGGCCCGTGGCGGGGTGCCGGATATCGGGCGCTACGCCCTGCTGCGCCTGCCCACCACGCTGGGGCAGCTCGTGCCGCTCGCGGTGCTGGTGGGGGCGATCCTGACCTTCCGGCGGCTCGCCGCCTCGCTGGAAATCACCGCCATGCGGGCCACGGGGCTGGGAAGCTGGCGGATCATGGAGGCACTGGTGCCCGCCTGCGCCCTGGCCGCTTGCCTGCAATTCGGCCTCCAGGCGGGCGTGGCGCCGTATAGCGAGCGGGCGCTCGCCGACTGGTGGGACCACCGGGAGGTTCAGGACCGGCCGCTGGCCCTGGACCGCCGGATGTGGCTGCGCGACGGGACGGACATCCTGGCCGCCGATGCGGTCTCGCCCGATGGCACGGCGCTGGCCGGCGTCCTGCTGGTGCGGCGGGACCCGGCGGGACGGATCACGCTGCGGATCGCGGCGGAGGAGGCGCAGCACAGGGCCGGGGGCTGGCGGCTGACCGGGGTGCGGGTGCTGCACCCGGGCGAGGAGCGGGAAACGGCGCTGGCCGGGCTCGACTGGCCGGAAGGGCCTTCCCCCGGGCGATGCGGGCTCTCGCCCGGCCCACCGATGCGCTGAGCCTGTCCGCCCTGTTGCGCGGAAAGGCCGGCGAAGGCCCGGTGAGCCGGGGCCCCGCCTATTTCGGGACGCGGCTCCAGGCAGCGGCGGCGGCGGCGCTGGTGCCCTTCCTGATGCTGCTCCTGGCCATGCCCGCCGCCTTCGGCCTGCCCCGTCAGAATGGCGGCACGCGGCGGGCGGTGGTTGGCCTGGCGCTCGGGCTCGGCTATCTCGTCGCGCAAGGGCTGATGATCGCGATCGGCGAGGCCGGCGGTCTGGGCCCGCTCCCGGCGGCCTGGAGCATGTTGCCCTGCTTCGCCGTCGCGGGGCTCCTCTGCCTCTGGCACGAGGAAGCCTGAAGGCACGTGCGGTCTCGGTGCCAACCCATCTGCCAACCCAAACTGGGCGAGGAGGCGGTTCCATGTACGGTCCCTGGAGGGGCGGACGCAGTTTCGATCTCGGCCGCATGACGCTGCGGGAGCTGGTGGTGGCCTATGCGGCGCATCCTGCGATCCATCTCTACGTGCTGCTGGGCGTGGTCTCGGCCGGGCTTTCGGTGCACTGGGCGGAAGGGGCGCTGCGGCCGGCATTGGCGGTGGCCGCCACGATCCTGGCCTATCCGCTGGCCTGGTACCTGATCCACCGCTTCATCCTGCATTCGCGCTTCCTCTACCGCTCGCCGCTGACGGCGGCGCTGTGGAAGCGCGTGCATTTCGACCACCACCAGGACCCGCACCGGCTGGACGTGCTGTTCGGCGCGCCGGTGACGACCGTGCCGACCATTCTGGCCATCCTGATCCCTGTCGGCTGGCTGATCGGCGGCGCGGCGGGCGCGGCGGCGGCCTGC is a genomic window of Roseomonas gilardii subsp. gilardii containing:
- a CDS encoding HIT family protein, yielding MPSAIPDATPNATLVKFGYPTTLIGETRHWTVLLRPQQVTLGALVLVCREEATRFGEVSPAAFADLHAAVSRIEPMLRGFVGYEKINYLMLMMVDPDVHFHVIPRYAGVRTHLGQSFPDAGWPGPPALGQAVEPEDAVRDDLLRHLREKWASARA
- a CDS encoding LptF/LptG family permease: MSVPIQAKPARAGAATRTARRPPSGGGLVSRYMLRLLARPLAGTLLLVLPALLLERLLRLFNLLAGAGSPAASIAQLVLYLIPHYLGLAVPAALFLAVYAVVSRLSQNHELDALQASGLSLAWLARPFLAVGLACALLGLALYGYVQPVSRYAYRAALNSLIDAGWNATLVPGEFAQIGQRLTVHVERRDPETGLLHGIFLHQRQQDGTDVLTTAATGRMLLSMETSELLLELQDGRQVAVDPQGQAHTLTFSASEQARPFIRRLPIFRLRGADEREMTLDELWTGAEQADAPVAPRRMAGELHARLVRSASLLLLPLLAMPMGLAAKRSRRSVAILLGAVILVVYQQALQLAGSLGAIGRINAPLALWLLFALFAGFSILVFRHSNLHPEEGPFDRVLARMDDAAAWAGGLVARCLPRRARAAR
- a CDS encoding LptF/LptG family permease: MPPRVLARYLSGIFLARATAVLLGLAALLQLLDLLDKAGDVLARGGVPDIGRYALLRLPTTLGQLVPLAVLVGAILTFRRLAASLEITAMRATGLGSWRIMEALVPACALAACLQFGLQAGVAPYSERALADWWDHREVQDRPLALDRRMWLRDGTDILAADAVSPDGTALAGVLLVRRDPAGRITLRIAAEEAQHRAGGWRLTGVRVLHPGEERETALAGLDWPEGPSPGRCGLSPGPPMR
- a CDS encoding LptF/LptG family permease → MRALARPTDALSLSALLRGKAGEGPVSRGPAYFGTRLQAAAAAALVPFLMLLLAMPAAFGLPRQNGGTRRAVVGLALGLGYLVAQGLMIAIGEAGGLGPLPAAWSMLPCFAVAGLLCLWHEEA
- a CDS encoding sterol desaturase family protein translates to MYGPWRGGRSFDLGRMTLRELVVAYAAHPAIHLYVLLGVVSAGLSVHWAEGALRPALAVAATILAYPLAWYLIHRFILHSRFLYRSPLTAALWKRVHFDHHQDPHRLDVLFGAPVTTVPTILAILIPVGWLIGGAAGAAAACATGFVITCIYEFCHCIQHLNFKPKSRLLRRMKELHLAHHFHHEGGNYGITSFVIDRALGTYYGEVRQRPRSPHVFNLGYDREEARRFPWVEKLTGAPPRDRPARPDARPDKAA